The following proteins are co-located in the Cupriavidus pauculus genome:
- a CDS encoding putative toxin-antitoxin system toxin component, PIN family, whose protein sequence is MPTEATAGALPRTPAPAPGATSDTPAGAPRVVLDSNVWVDLLVFRDPHVEPIRAALATGAIAPVIRADCREELRRVLAYPQFARFAVDIDAALAEVDRLATLEPLPPAAEADAVRLPKCRDTDDQKFIELAHFARAVLLVSKDKAVLKLRSRLRRTSGVDVLPPLAFAGWLGGWQASGRAPAAAAGTPLE, encoded by the coding sequence ATGCCCACCGAAGCCACCGCCGGCGCCCTGCCCCGCACCCCCGCGCCTGCCCCCGGCGCCACCTCCGACACCCCCGCCGGCGCGCCGCGCGTGGTGCTTGATTCCAACGTCTGGGTGGACCTGTTGGTCTTCCGGGACCCCCACGTCGAGCCGATCCGGGCCGCGCTGGCCACGGGCGCCATCGCGCCGGTGATCCGGGCCGACTGCCGCGAGGAACTGCGCCGCGTGCTGGCCTATCCGCAGTTTGCGCGGTTCGCGGTCGACATCGACGCGGCGCTGGCCGAGGTAGACCGCCTGGCCACGCTCGAACCGCTGCCGCCGGCCGCCGAGGCCGACGCCGTCCGCCTGCCGAAGTGCCGCGACACCGACGACCAGAAGTTCATCGAACTGGCCCACTTCGCGCGCGCCGTGCTGCTGGTGTCGAAGGACAAGGCCGTGCTGAAGCTCAGGAGCCGCCTGCGCCGCACCAGCGGCGTGGACGTGCTGCCGCCGCTGGCCTTTGCCGGCTGGCTCGGCGGCTGGCAGGCCAGCGGGCGGGCGCCCGCAGCCGCCGCCGGAACCCCGCTAGAATGA
- a CDS encoding pyridoxal phosphate-dependent aminotransferase yields MSESTLAPLNPPLSRLPNVGTTIFTVMSALAAEKNAVNLGQGFPDFDCDPRIVDAVAAAMRAGHNQYPPMAGVPRLRQAIAAKIATLYGHQYDWNTEITVTAGATQGLLTSILCAVHPGDEVIVLEPCYDSYLPSIELAGATAVPVRLEAPLFRIPFDKLAAAITPRTRMIMINTPHNPTGTIWRAEDMQQLADLLAGTDILLLSDEVYEHMVYDGQPHASVSRHPELARRSFVVSSFGKTYHVTGWKVGYVAAPAALMHEFRKVHQFNVFTVNTPVQHGLADYMADPAPYLDLAAFYQKKRDYFRAGLSGTRFKLLPSDGTYFQCVDYSAISDMSEADFSMWLTREIGVAAIPVSAFYSAPRESGVVRFCFAKKEETLKLALERLAKL; encoded by the coding sequence ATGTCCGAATCGACCCTTGCCCCGCTGAATCCGCCGCTGTCCCGCCTGCCCAACGTGGGCACCACGATCTTCACCGTGATGTCGGCGCTGGCCGCCGAGAAGAACGCCGTGAACCTGGGCCAGGGCTTTCCGGACTTCGACTGCGACCCGCGCATCGTCGACGCCGTGGCGGCCGCCATGCGCGCTGGCCACAACCAGTACCCGCCGATGGCCGGCGTGCCGCGGCTGCGCCAGGCCATCGCCGCCAAGATCGCCACGCTGTACGGCCACCAGTACGACTGGAACACCGAGATCACGGTCACGGCCGGCGCCACGCAGGGCCTGCTGACGTCGATCCTGTGCGCGGTGCACCCCGGCGACGAGGTCATCGTGCTGGAGCCGTGCTACGACAGCTACCTGCCGTCGATCGAGCTGGCCGGCGCCACGGCCGTGCCCGTGCGGCTGGAGGCGCCGCTGTTCCGCATCCCGTTCGACAAGCTGGCCGCCGCGATCACGCCCAGGACGCGCATGATCATGATCAACACGCCGCACAACCCGACCGGCACGATCTGGCGCGCCGAGGACATGCAGCAGCTGGCTGACCTGCTGGCCGGCACCGACATCCTGCTGCTGTCCGACGAGGTCTACGAGCACATGGTCTACGACGGCCAGCCGCACGCGTCGGTATCGCGCCACCCCGAGCTGGCGCGCCGCAGCTTCGTCGTGTCGAGCTTCGGCAAGACCTACCACGTGACGGGCTGGAAGGTTGGCTACGTGGCCGCGCCGGCCGCGCTGATGCACGAATTCCGCAAGGTGCACCAGTTCAACGTGTTCACGGTGAACACCCCGGTGCAGCACGGCCTGGCCGACTACATGGCTGATCCCGCGCCGTATCTGGACCTGGCCGCCTTCTACCAGAAGAAGCGCGACTATTTCCGCGCCGGACTATCCGGCACGCGCTTCAAGCTGCTGCCCTCGGACGGCACGTACTTCCAGTGCGTGGACTATTCGGCCATCTCCGACATGAGCGAGGCCGATTTCTCGATGTGGCTGACGCGCGAAATCGGCGTGGCCGCGATCCCGGTCTCCGCCTTCTACTCGGCCCCGCGCGAGTCCGGCGTGGTGCGGTTCTGCTTCGCCAAGAAGGAAGAAACGCTGAAGCTGGCGCTG
- the yaaA gene encoding peroxide stress protein YaaA, translating to MLIVLSPAKSLDYETPPRVKTHTMPRFIDRSATLIDRLRKLAPQDVASLMDISDKLAVLNVTRYADWSPEFTAANSKQAVLAFNGDVYDGLDAKSLSTDDLAFAQKHLRILSGLYGLLRPMDWMQPYRLEMGTRLDNAAGRDLYAFWGDDVTQLLNKDMAALKHEGAPTLVNLASEEYFKVVRPKVLDARVITPVFEDWKGGRYKIISFHAKRARGTMARYAVTHRVTDATRLKRFNEDGYAFDKAASDDARWVFRRRLED from the coding sequence ATGCTCATCGTCCTGTCTCCCGCCAAGTCCCTGGACTACGAGACACCGCCGCGCGTCAAGACCCACACGATGCCGCGTTTCATCGACCGTTCGGCCACGTTGATCGACCGCCTGCGCAAGCTGGCGCCGCAGGACGTGGCGTCGCTGATGGACATCTCCGACAAGCTCGCCGTGCTCAACGTGACCCGCTACGCCGACTGGTCGCCCGAGTTCACGGCCGCCAACAGCAAGCAGGCGGTGCTGGCGTTCAACGGCGACGTCTACGACGGGCTGGACGCGAAATCGCTGTCCACCGACGACCTGGCGTTCGCGCAGAAGCACCTGCGCATCCTGTCCGGGCTGTACGGCCTGCTGCGGCCGATGGACTGGATGCAGCCCTACCGGCTGGAAATGGGCACCCGGCTGGACAACGCCGCCGGCCGCGACCTGTACGCGTTCTGGGGCGACGACGTCACCCAGCTGCTCAACAAGGACATGGCCGCGCTCAAGCACGAGGGCGCGCCGACGCTGGTGAACCTGGCGTCCGAGGAATATTTCAAGGTGGTGCGTCCGAAGGTGCTCGACGCGCGGGTCATCACGCCCGTGTTCGAGGACTGGAAGGGCGGCCGCTACAAGATCATCTCGTTCCATGCCAAGCGGGCGCGCGGTACGATGGCACGCTACGCGGTCACGCACCGCGTGACCGACGCCACCCGGCTCAAGCGCTTCAACGAGGACGGCTACGCTTTCGACAAGGCCGCCTCGGACGACGCGCGCTGGGTGTTCCGCCGCCGCCTGGAAGACTGA